A stretch of Onychomys torridus chromosome 2, mOncTor1.1, whole genome shotgun sequence DNA encodes these proteins:
- the Pdik1l gene encoding serine/threonine-protein kinase PDIK1L: protein MVSSQPKYDLIREVGRGSYGVVYEAVIRKTSARVAVKKIRCHAPENVELALREFWALSSIKSQHPNVIHLEECILQKDGMVQKMSHGSNSSLYLQLVETSLKGEIAFDPRSAYYLWFVMDFCDGGDMNEYLLSRKPNRKTNTSFMLQLSSALAFLHKNQIIHRDLKPDNILISQSRLDTSDLEPTLKVADFGLSKVCSASGQNPEEPVSVNKCFLSTACGTDFYMAPEVWEGHYTAKADIFALGIIIWAMLERITFIDTETKKELLGSYVKQGTEIVPVGEALLENPKMELLIPVKKKSMNGRMKQLIKEMLAANPQDRPDAFELELRLVQIAFKDSSWET, encoded by the exons ATGGTGAGTAGCCAGCCAAAGTACGATCTAATACGGGAGGTAGGCCGAGGTAGTTACGGTGTTGTGTATGAAGCAGTCATCAGAAagacctctgcaagagtagcagtGAAGAAAATCCGATGCCACGCACCTGAAAATGTTGAACTAGCCCTTCGAGAGTTCTGGGCACTAAGCAGTATCAAGAGCCAGCACCCAAATGTGATTCACTTGGAAGAGTGCATTCTGCAAAAAGATGGGATGGTGCAAAAGATGTCCCACGGCTCTAATTCTTCCCTTTatttacag CTTGTAGAGACTTCATTAAAAGGAGAAattgcctttgatcccagaagcGCCTATTATTTGTGGTTTGTGATGGATTTTTGTGACGGAGGAGACATGAATGAGTATCTGTTATCCAGGAAGCCCAATCGAAAGACTAACACCAGCTTTATGCTTCAGCTCAGCAGTGCTCTGGCTTTCTTGCACAAAAACCAGATCATCCACCGAGACCTGAAGCCTGATAACATCCTGATTTCTCAAAGCAGGTTGGATACCAGTGACTTGGAACCTACACTGAAAGTGGCCGATTTTGGTCTAAGTAAAGTGTGTTCAGCATCTGGGCAGAACCCGGAAGAACCTGTCAGCGTAAACAAGTGTTTCCTTTCGACCGCATGTGGAACAGATTTCTACATGGCTCCCGAAGTATGGGAAGGACACTATACAGCCAAGGCTGACATTTTTGCTCTGGGAATTATCATctgggcaatgctggagaggatcaccttcatagacacagagacaaagaaggaGCTCCTAGGGAGCTATGTAAAGCAGGGGACCGAAATCGTGCCTGTTGGGGAGGCACTTCTGGAAAATCCCAAGATGGAACTTCTCATCCCTGTGAAGAAAAAGTCTATGAACGGGCGAATGAAGCAACTGATCAAGGAGATGCTGGCTGCAAACCCTCAGGATCGGCCAGATGCGTTTGAACTAGAACTCAGATTAGTCCAAATTGCATTTAAAGACAGCAGCTGGGAAACGTGA
- the LOC118578005 gene encoding uncharacterized protein D806_0078-like produces the protein MTPLRALQAAIIGQLAPRLPRPPVRSRRAPPWCADTPPRAGPRPLRLSGARVRRRAPPAGRAPPLRAPALPGLRSPALCREPSRAGGGRAAGRTTDALARRGGGRGRSPSAPAGASPGTSWEAVATVPGRRCTCPAAGCPPGPLPTYRAAPGWSAGFAAAGCPAHLPCGWRDWASGPRGDAVGAGRLHLLSELPRRVCGRRSGPGGDAGLSASIWEDAVPCPTCAVVSPLKKPEPHCSRRKPVPAFGVTTSGEFVLSAILVLVSTSLLGMLTSLRTCFLPWKAAGHGQLCRQRLPV, from the exons ATGACTCCGCTGAGAG CTCTGCAGGCCGCCATTATCGGGCAGCTCGCGCCTCGGCTGCCGCGGCCTCCAGTCAGAAGCCGGCGCGCGCCCCCGTGGTGCGCGGACACACCCCCTCGCGCCGGGCCCCGCCCCCTCCGGCTGTCCGGAGCGCGCGTGCGCCGCCGAGCGCCGCCTGCTGGGCGAGCGCCTCCCCTGCGCGCGCCGGCTCTTCCTGGGCTCCGGAGCCCCGCGCTGTGCAGAGAGCCGAGCCGAGCCGGCGGTGGGCGCGCTGCAGGGCGCACCACCGATGCCCTGGCCCGCAGGGGTGGCGGCAGGGGACGGTCGCCCTCTGCCCCAGCAGGCGCAAGTCCCGGGACTTCGTGGGAAGCTGTGGCCACTGTCCCGGGCCGGCGGTGCACGTGCCCGGCCGCGGGCTGCCCTCCCGGTCCCCTGCCGACCTACCGAGCGGCGCCGGGCTGGAGTGCAGGGTTCGCTGCGGCCGGATGCCCGGCACATCTTCCTTGCGGGTGGCGGGACTGGGCGTCGGGCCCGCGGGGTGATGCGGTCGGTGCTGGGAGATTGCACCTTCTGTCCGAGTTACCTCGCCGTGTTTGCGGGCGGCGCAGTGGCCCAGGCGGCGACGCGGGACTGAGTGCGAGCATCTGGGAGGACGCCGTCCCCTGCCCCACCTGCGCGGTGGTATCTCCCTTAAAGAAGCCGGAACCTCATTGTTCCCGGCG AAAACCCGTCCCTGCCTTTGGTGTAACGACCTCCGGAGAGTTTGTCCTGAGTGCCATTCTGGTACTGGTGTCCACCAGTTTGCTGGGAATGCTGACGTCACTCAGGACTTGTTTCCTGCCCTGGAAAGCAGCTGGGCATGGGCAGCTCTGTCGACAGCGGCTACCAGTGTGA